A window of the Nycticebus coucang isolate mNycCou1 chromosome 3, mNycCou1.pri, whole genome shotgun sequence genome harbors these coding sequences:
- the PVALB gene encoding parvalbumin alpha yields MAMTDLLSAEDIKKAVGAFAAADSFDHKKFFQMVGLKKISADNVKKVFHILDKDKSGFIEEDELGFLLKGFSPDARELSAKETKTLMAAGDKDGDGKIGVDEFSSLVAES; encoded by the exons ATGGCGATGACAGACTTGCTCAGCGCTGAGGACATCAAGAAGGCAGTGGGAGCCTTTGCGG CTGCCGACTCCTTCGACCACAAAAAGTTCTTCCAAATGGTCGGCCTGAAGAAAATAAGTGCGGATAATGTGAAGAAGGTCTTCCACATCCTGGATAAAGACAAGAGTGGCTTTATTGAGGAGGATGAGCTGGG aTTCCTCCTAAAGGGCTTCTCTCCTGATGCCAGAGAACTGTCTGCTAAAGAAACCAAGACACTGATGGCTGCTGGGGACAAAGATGGGGACGGCAAGATTGGAGTTGATG